A genomic window from Bacillus rossius redtenbacheri isolate Brsri chromosome 7, Brsri_v3, whole genome shotgun sequence includes:
- the LOC134533863 gene encoding probable E3 ubiquitin-protein ligase sinah has translation MSPAMASLRVSTELRNEFSRRLSALLECPSCSEYMLDDIYQCVQGHSLCSACRRKTTACPKCSGPLADTRCLLAEQVAQEIYYPCNNSQAGCAEMLLLKDRKEHELNCLHRVYSCTRGDACAWQGVLRDLVLHVEQAHKFDSTDEVTAKYWSYDVAADSHHELVALVHGEIFVCARVYKAEARKHLFYATHVGAKDRAADFCYDVTVYTPDAANKKVVAVTNMAVPNVSEEQDIYESGQAVMLDDCLVRRLVSGDKLRYKFAIHKL, from the coding sequence GTCGCCCGCCATGGCCTCCCTGCGAGTGAGCACCGAGCTGAGGAACGAGTTCAGCCGGCGGCTGTCCGCGCTGCTGGAGTGTCCCTCCTGCTCCGAGTACATGCTGGACGACATCTACCAGTGCGTGCAGGGCCACAGCCTGTGCTCGGCGTGCCGGCGCAAGACGACGGCGTGCCCCAAGTGCTCGGGCCCGCTGGCCGACACGCGCTGCCTGCTGGCCGAGCAGGTGGCGCAGGAGATCTACTACCCCTGCAACAACTCGCAGGCCGGCTGCGCGGAGATGCTGCTGCTGAAGGACCGCAAGGAGCACGAGCTGAACTGCCTGCACCGCGTGTACTCGTGCACGCGCGGCGACGCGTGCGCCTGGCAGGGCGTGCTGCGCGACCTCGTGCTCCACGTGGAGCAGGCGCACAAGTTCGACTCCACCGACGAGGTCACCGCCAAGTACTGGAGCTACGACGTCGCGGCGGACTCGCACCACGAGCTGGTGGCGCTGGTGCACGGCGAGATCTTCGTGTGCGCGCGCGTCTACAAGGCCGAGGCGCGCAAGCACCTGTTCTACGCGACGCACGTGGGCGCCAAGGACCGCGCGGCGGACTTCTGCTACGACGTCACCGTCTACACGCCCGACGCCGCCAACAAGAAGGTGGTGGCCGTCACCAACATGGCCGTGCCCAACGTCAGCGAGGAGCAGGACATCTACGAGAGCGGGCAGGCCGTGATGCTGGACGACTGCCTGGTCAGGAGGCTGGTGTCCGGCGACAAGCTGCGCTACAAGTTCGCCATCCACAAGCTGTAG